In Coprothermobacter sp., the DNA window GTACCGCAGTTGCCGCATATTCCGTCTGTAACGAAGGACAGGTCCAGTGGACGAGTCGTCCGGTCGACGATGACAGAATAGCAGTTGGGACACATCGTATTATTGAAGAAATGCCCATGGCAGTTGCTCAGGTAGACGAAGCCAACGTGCTGTCTTCGTCCAGATTCTACTAGGTTTTCGAGAAAAGGTGTGACGGGGCCATGGTGAATTGCGAAACCATGCTCGGGGGCGATTGCCCTGAGGTGGAGAGGGATTCCCCTGCGAAGGTCCTGGGCAATCCACGCGAGCATGGCAGAGAACTCCTGTCCCTGGGCCGGAGTGTCCCGTGCAATATCGAGCATGAGTTCGACGTGGATCCCCGCGTCGATGGCACGTTCTACAAGAGCTCGACTGTTCTCCAGGAGCCCGGCCGGACTTCCCAGCGTCCGATACGTTTCGTCGGAAAAGCCCTTGAACCTGACAAGGAGAGCATCTACCGTTTCGGGTGAGTCGCGGAGAAGCTCCGCCGTCACCCCGCCGTTCGTTGCGAGGACGACCTTCTTGCCCGCCTGGTGAACTTTTCGGGAGCACTCGACAACATTGTCCCAGTGCAGCGAGGGTTCACCACCACTCCAGGCCACGCCGGCAAACCCGGGCTGGCTCCCGAGGCTCTCCACCGCGGCGGCGAGCCTGGCAGGGTCGTAGGGCGACCAGTCCTGTGAGCGCGCCAGCAGCGGGCGGTCACAGTACGGGCACCGCAGGGGGCATCCAGGCACCTCCAGGACGAGCACCGAATCGCCCGGCAGATAGTGATAGAGCGGCACATCCTCGATCTCGGCAACGTATGGCTGCCCGAGAGGACTGGAAAACCTGTCAAACTTCATGATTCCTCGGGAGTGCAGTGGAATCGCATTTCTGGCTTGTGGCCGCGTGCGGGCAGGGGCACTGGAACGTCACAAAGGACACCGTGGCGGTGTCCTTTGTGACAAATGTGAGGCGCACATGGCAATCACAGAGACCCCAGGCCGGCGATGCAGCCCTCAGATGCGTATGCCGGCCCTGGCTTGAGCCTCGACCATTTCCATGCCAAGATCCAGTGCCTTCATGTTGAGGTCGAGGAACTGCTTCTTGACGTGCATCGCGACTGCCTTGCGGAGTGTCTCGACGTCCACGATGGCCGTCAGACCCTCAATGATGCCGAGAAGGACGATGTTGAGTCCAAGCTCGGACTCCAGCCTACTGATGAGGGTGCTGCGTATGGGAAGGGCCAGCAGGCCCCGGCAGTTCTCCTCGTCCAGGAAGTCGGGGACAGACATCACGGATGAATCGATGACGACCCTGGTCTTCCGGCTGATCCCTCCGCCGTACTGCTTGAGGCCCTCGTTGGTCATTGCTGCGAGCAGATCTGGATCGGTGACCTTGGGATAGGCGATATGCTTGTTCGAGATGACGAGTTCGGCCTTGGTCGTTCCGCCGCGCGCTTCCGCGCCATAGACCTGACTCTGTGTGACGGTCTTGCCTTCCATGATGGCGGCCTCCGCGAGGATGATGGAACCCAGGATGAGTCCTTGCCCGCCGCTGCCGGTCATGCGGAGTTCGAAACGGTTGTCGTTTCCCATGTCAGGCCTGCTCCTTGGGCGCAGCCGCGCTCACCGGCGCATGGCGCTCGATATTCACGAATTCACCGATGATGACTTT includes these proteins:
- a CDS encoding 2-oxoglutarate ferredoxin oxidoreductase subunit gamma (catalyzes the ferredoxin-dependent oxidative decarboxylation 2-oxoglutarate forming succinyl-CoA), producing the protein MGNDNRFELRMTGSGGQGLILGSIILAEAAIMEGKTVTQSQVYGAEARGGTTKAELVISNKHIAYPKVTDPDLLAAMTNEGLKQYGGGISRKTRVVIDSSVMSVPDFLDEENCRGLLALPIRSTLISRLESELGLNIVLLGIIEGLTAIVDVETLRKAVAMHVKKQFLDLNMKALDLGMEMVEAQARAGIRI